In Hippoglossus stenolepis isolate QCI-W04-F060 chromosome 21, HSTE1.2, whole genome shotgun sequence, one DNA window encodes the following:
- the g6pc3 gene encoding glucose-6-phosphatase 3 isoform X2: protein MVFSPRMLFGERPFWWIGESRLFVDKQLIVQQFSSTCETGPGSPSGHAMVTAACWWVVVSSLGSYLYSRTRSLVLSAAPFLFYVLMLVAVGMSRIFILAHFPHQVIAGSITGFILGVVLSRRVPEGRPLLFFFGVSMGLLLSALILHAGLEQLGIDLSWSIALAKKWCSRAEWIRLDTAPFSSLTRDCGALLGLGLAQYWKPGGWSLPWAPRALSLAISSMGLYHVNRLPLPVRPQAVFYGLFFVKFVIVPQIVIVLVPGVVHLFTHKKKKD, encoded by the exons ATG GTTTTTTCCCCCAGGATGCTGTTTGGAGAAAGGCCGTTCTGGTGGATTGGTGAATCTCGTCTATTTGTGGACAAGCAGCTGATAGTTCAGCAGTTTTCCTCCACCTGTGAGACGGGGCCAG GCAGTCCGTCGGGACATGCGATGGTGACAGCAGCATGCTGGTGGGTCGTGGTGTCCTCGCTGGGTTCATACCTGTACTCACGTACCCGCAG tTTGGTGCTATCAGCTGCTCCCTTCCTGTTCTATGTGCTGATGCTGGTGGCCGTTGGAATGTCCAGGATCTTCATCCTCGCCCACTTCCCTCACCAGGTCATCGCCGGCTCCATTACAG GTTTCATTCTGGGGGTTGTCTTGAGCCGCAGAGTACCAGAAGGTCGCCCCCTGCTGTTCTTCTTTGGCGTCAGCATGGGTCTGCTGCTAAGTGCTCTGATTCTGCATGCTGGATTAGAGCAGCTGGGAATCGACCTCTCCTG GTCTATTGCTTTGGCTAAGAAATGGTGCAGCCGCGCCGAGTGGATTCGTCTGGACACAGCTCCGTTCTCCTCCCTGACCCGAGATTGTGGGGCCCTCCTTGGTTTGGGGCTGGCGCAGTACTGGAAGCCTGGAGGATGGTCTCTGCCTTGGGCTCCACGCGCTTTATCTTTGGCTATTTCATCCATGGGACTGTACCACGTGAATCGGCTGCCACTCCCAGTCCGACCACAGGCCGTCTTCTATGGCCTCTTCTTTGTCAAATTCGTCATCGTGCCTCAGATTGTGATAGTTCTCGTCCCTGGAGTGGTtcacctcttcacacacaaaaagaagaaggacTAG
- the g6pc3 gene encoding glucose-6-phosphatase 3 isoform X1, with the protein MEELHTQGVLMAESLQQRTMDQERLWQVVTHMGDPKAAFLLLFPFTYFISRRAGVAVLWVAALSEWLNLVFKWMLFGERPFWWIGESRLFVDKQLIVQQFSSTCETGPGSPSGHAMVTAACWWVVVSSLGSYLYSRTRSLVLSAAPFLFYVLMLVAVGMSRIFILAHFPHQVIAGSITGFILGVVLSRRVPEGRPLLFFFGVSMGLLLSALILHAGLEQLGIDLSWSIALAKKWCSRAEWIRLDTAPFSSLTRDCGALLGLGLAQYWKPGGWSLPWAPRALSLAISSMGLYHVNRLPLPVRPQAVFYGLFFVKFVIVPQIVIVLVPGVVHLFTHKKKKD; encoded by the exons ATGGAGGAGCTCCACACCCAAGGCGTCTTAATGGCCGAGTCCCTGCAGCAGAGGACGATGGACCAGGAGCGGCTGTGGCAGGTCGTCACTCACATGGGAGACCCCAAAGCTgccttcctgctcctcttcccctTCACCTACTTCATCAGCAGGCGAGCCGGGGTGGCGGTGCTGTGGGTGGCGGCTCTGTCCGAGTGGCTCAACCTGGTGTTTAAATG GATGCTGTTTGGAGAAAGGCCGTTCTGGTGGATTGGTGAATCTCGTCTATTTGTGGACAAGCAGCTGATAGTTCAGCAGTTTTCCTCCACCTGTGAGACGGGGCCAG GCAGTCCGTCGGGACATGCGATGGTGACAGCAGCATGCTGGTGGGTCGTGGTGTCCTCGCTGGGTTCATACCTGTACTCACGTACCCGCAG tTTGGTGCTATCAGCTGCTCCCTTCCTGTTCTATGTGCTGATGCTGGTGGCCGTTGGAATGTCCAGGATCTTCATCCTCGCCCACTTCCCTCACCAGGTCATCGCCGGCTCCATTACAG GTTTCATTCTGGGGGTTGTCTTGAGCCGCAGAGTACCAGAAGGTCGCCCCCTGCTGTTCTTCTTTGGCGTCAGCATGGGTCTGCTGCTAAGTGCTCTGATTCTGCATGCTGGATTAGAGCAGCTGGGAATCGACCTCTCCTG GTCTATTGCTTTGGCTAAGAAATGGTGCAGCCGCGCCGAGTGGATTCGTCTGGACACAGCTCCGTTCTCCTCCCTGACCCGAGATTGTGGGGCCCTCCTTGGTTTGGGGCTGGCGCAGTACTGGAAGCCTGGAGGATGGTCTCTGCCTTGGGCTCCACGCGCTTTATCTTTGGCTATTTCATCCATGGGACTGTACCACGTGAATCGGCTGCCACTCCCAGTCCGACCACAGGCCGTCTTCTATGGCCTCTTCTTTGTCAAATTCGTCATCGTGCCTCAGATTGTGATAGTTCTCGTCCCTGGAGTGGTtcacctcttcacacacaaaaagaagaaggacTAG
- the lsm12b gene encoding protein LSM12 homolog A isoform X2, with translation MAAPGPGEYFNVGSHVSCLTCLGQRLQGEVVAFDYQSKMLTLKCASSSGKPNLYDVILINLAYVSEVDIINDRTETPPPLASLNVSKLANRARSEKEDKLSQAYAISAGVSVEGQQLFQTIHKTIKDCKWQEKNIIVMDDVVISPPYQVENCKGKEGSALSHVRKIVEKHFRDVESQKSMQRSQAQQTQKDSTLSS, from the exons ATGGCGGCTCCTGGACCGGGGGAGTATTTCAACGTCGGGAGCCATGTCTCTTGCCTCACCTGCTTGGGCCAACGTCTGCAAGGAGAAGTGGTCGCCTTCGACTACCAGTCCAAGATGCTGACCCTGA AATGTGCTTCCTCCAGCGGAAAGCCAAACCTCTACGACGTCATCCTGATCAACTTAGCCTATGTTTCTGAGGTGGACATAATAAATGACCGCACTGAGACTCCACCCCCACTAGCATCACTGAATGTTAGCAAG CTTGCCAATCGAGCACGGTCAGAAAAGGAGGACAAGCTGTCCCAAGCCTATGCAATCAGTGCTGGGGTTTCTGTGGAGGGCCAACAGCTATTCCAGACTATTCACAAAAC CATCAAAGACTGTAAATGGCAGGAGAAGAACATTATTGTGATGGACGACGTCGTAATCTCACCGCCTTACCAGGTCGAGAACTGCAAAGGCAAAGAGGGAAGCGCTTTAAGTCATGTACGCAAAATA GTCGAGAAACATTTTAGAGACGTGGAAAGTCAGAAGTCCATGCAACGTTCACAAgcacagcaaacacagaagGACTCCACTTTATCTTCTTGA
- the lsm12b gene encoding protein LSM12 homolog A isoform X1 — translation MAAPGPGEYFNVGSHVSCLTCLGQRLQGEVVAFDYQSKMLTLIEECASSSGKPNLYDVILINLAYVSEVDIINDRTETPPPLASLNVSKLANRARSEKEDKLSQAYAISAGVSVEGQQLFQTIHKTIKDCKWQEKNIIVMDDVVISPPYQVENCKGKEGSALSHVRKIVEKHFRDVESQKSMQRSQAQQTQKDSTLSS, via the exons ATGGCGGCTCCTGGACCGGGGGAGTATTTCAACGTCGGGAGCCATGTCTCTTGCCTCACCTGCTTGGGCCAACGTCTGCAAGGAGAAGTGGTCGCCTTCGACTACCAGTCCAAGATGCTGACCCTGA TTGAAGAATGTGCTTCCTCCAGCGGAAAGCCAAACCTCTACGACGTCATCCTGATCAACTTAGCCTATGTTTCTGAGGTGGACATAATAAATGACCGCACTGAGACTCCACCCCCACTAGCATCACTGAATGTTAGCAAG CTTGCCAATCGAGCACGGTCAGAAAAGGAGGACAAGCTGTCCCAAGCCTATGCAATCAGTGCTGGGGTTTCTGTGGAGGGCCAACAGCTATTCCAGACTATTCACAAAAC CATCAAAGACTGTAAATGGCAGGAGAAGAACATTATTGTGATGGACGACGTCGTAATCTCACCGCCTTACCAGGTCGAGAACTGCAAAGGCAAAGAGGGAAGCGCTTTAAGTCATGTACGCAAAATA GTCGAGAAACATTTTAGAGACGTGGAAAGTCAGAAGTCCATGCAACGTTCACAAgcacagcaaacacagaagGACTCCACTTTATCTTCTTGA
- the tmem101 gene encoding transmembrane protein 101, whose translation MAAPSRKQVLKFISQLGAFILTRFGFWNCFCMLMLFAERADSKRKPDINVPYLFVDMGAAVLCASFMSFGVKRRWFAMAAAVQLAVSTYAAYIGEQVHYGDWLKVRMYSRALANIGGFLVLASGAGEVYRQKARSRSLQSTGQVFLGVYLICMVYSLQHSKEDRQAYLNHIAGGEITLMALEVLFGVLALAFLSGCYIRLAAQILATILPLVILLIDGNLGYWHHTRKVEFWNQMKLIGHNVGIFAAALILATDG comes from the exons ATGGCGGCTCCCAGCAGGAAGCAGGTTTTAAAGTTCATCAGCCAGTTGGGAGCTTTTATTCTGACCCGGTTCGGCTTCTGGAACTGCTTCTGCATGTTGATGCTGTTCGCGGAGCGGGCGGATTCCAAGAG GAAGCCAGACATCAACGTGCCGTACCTGTTTGTGGACATGGGGGCGGCGGTGCTCTGCGCCAGCTTCATGTCCTTCGGGGTGAAGAGGAGGTGGTTTGCGATGGCCGCCGCCGTCCAGCTGGCGGTCAGCACGTACGCAGCGTACATCGGAGAGCAGGTGCACTACGGCGACTGGCTCAAG gtgCGAATGTATTCCAGAGCGCTGGCAAACATTGGAGGCTTCCTGGTTCTGGCCAGCGGGGCGGGGGAGGTGTACAGACAGAAAGCTCGCAGCAGGTCCTTGCAGTCGACGGGACAGGTTTTCCTGGGAGTCTATCTCATCTGCATG GTGTACTCCCTGCAACACAGCAAGGAGGACAGACAGGCCTATCTGAACCACATCGCCGGGGGGGAGATCACCCTGATGGCACTGGAGGTGCTGTTTGGTGTTCTGGCTCTGGCGTTCCTCTCTGGCTGCTACATCCGTCTGGCGGCTCAGATCCTCGCCACCATCCTGCCTCTGGTGATCCTGCTCATCGACGGTAACCTGGGCTACTGGCACCACACCCGCAAGGTGGAGTTCTGGAACCAGATGAAGCTGATCGGACATAACGTGGGCATCTTTGCCGCTGCGCTGATCCTAGCTACTGACGGCTGA
- the gngt2b gene encoding guanine nucleotide-binding protein G(I)/G(S)/G(O) subunit gamma-T2b, with translation MARDMSDKEILKMELDQLKKEVSTPRTPVNSNCAETVEFVEGLLPNDPLIKGVSDEKNPYKGDKGGCIIT, from the exons ATGGCTCGGGATATGTCAGATAAGGAAATCTTGAAAATGGAGCTGGATCAGCTGAAGAAGGAAGTGAGCACCCCTAGAACACCA GTGAATTCAAACTGTGCAGAGACGGTTGAGTTCGTCGAGGGACTGCTACCAAACGACCCGCTGATCAAGGGCGTTTCGGACGAGAAGAACCCCTACAAGGGAGACAAGGGAGGCTGTATAATAACATAG